ATTTGCGCTCGCCCCTTTCGATGGAACGGTGGGCGAGCCGCATGGCCCCGGCCATGACCGTCACGAGCAGGCTGATGAGCGTGATCGAGATCATCACCTCGAGGAGCGTAAAGCCCCGTCCCCCGACACGGGGGTCACACCCTGACCGCAGAACGGTCATATCCTGCCCACCTTTTGTTTTTTCACGGTCTTCATGGTCCTCAAGGTCATGGACCTCTCCGCGAGCAGACTTCTCCATGTGAGCCTCACACCTATCTCCAAAACCTCGAAGGGCAGGTCCCGCGTCCTTCTTTCGTAGACCTTCGACACCGTGGTTTCCACGCGGTATCCTTCGGGGGTCGTTTCGCTCGACGTACCCTCC
This DNA window, taken from Syntrophorhabdus sp., encodes the following:
- a CDS encoding prepilin-type N-terminal cleavage/methylation domain-containing protein, whose protein sequence is MRKPAGKERGFTLLEVIVAFSLLAVTVTVILQLFSSNLRVLSTSEDYVSAVVRAEARMRQVLDEEDIAEGTSSETTPEGYRVETTVSKVYERRTRDLPFEVLEIGVRLTWRSLLAERSMTLRTMKTVKKQKVGRI